One Ignavibacterium album JCM 16511 genomic region harbors:
- a CDS encoding ComEA family DNA-binding protein has product MFDKLSKKINLTTTELKISGFLILTLLVGVLIKFIFGITEKTELTFYNYAQSDSIFFISDENNGTNSEIINKNVDYKQEVFDFNERSFNKVFTKQLPVEKSINLNKATKQELMSLPGIGETTAKNIIDLREKIGRFRKPEDLLKVKGIGSKKLDKIINYIFID; this is encoded by the coding sequence ATGTTTGATAAACTATCAAAAAAAATAAATCTTACAACTACCGAGTTGAAGATTTCAGGATTTTTAATTCTCACATTATTAGTTGGTGTACTTATAAAATTTATTTTCGGTATTACCGAAAAAACTGAACTTACTTTTTATAATTATGCACAATCAGACAGCATTTTTTTCATTTCAGATGAAAATAATGGCACGAATTCAGAAATAATAAATAAAAATGTTGATTATAAGCAGGAAGTTTTCGATTTTAACGAGCGAAGTTTTAATAAAGTTTTTACGAAGCAATTACCTGTTGAAAAAAGTATAAATCTTAACAAGGCAACAAAGCAGGAATTAATGAGTCTTCCGGGAATCGGAGAAACGACAGCAAAAAACATAATCGACCTTCGAGAAAAAATAGGAAGATTTCGGAAACCTGAAGACTTATTAAAAGTAAAAGGAATTGGTTCTAAAAAATTAGATAAAATTATTAACTACATTTTTATTGATTAA
- the dnaJ gene encoding molecular chaperone DnaJ codes for MAKRDYYEVLGVSRSATKEELKKAYRKLAMQYHPDRNPGDKEAEEKFKEAAEAYEVLSDDTKRANYDRFGHDGLRNSGFSGGGFTDINDIFSHFSDIFGGGSIFDDFFGTSSSSSRSRRRSTGTPGSDLRVTLNLTLEEIATGTSKTIKLKKQVKCTECNGTGAEKGSSKKTCPICKGTGEIRQVTRSVFGQFVNITPCRTCNGEGEIVEVACSKCHGDGRVTEETTLKIDVPAGVHEGSYMTLSGEGNAGKKGGRSGDLIVVFKEIEHDYFIREGDDIIYDLHLSIPEAILGTEVEVPTLSGKAMLKIDPGTPSGKMLKMTNKGIKHLNQPGYGDQLVRVIVEFPKKLTNKEKELLKELSQQPNFKGKISEGKGFFKKFGL; via the coding sequence ATGGCAAAGCGTGACTATTACGAAGTTCTTGGTGTTTCAAGATCTGCAACTAAGGAAGAATTAAAAAAAGCTTACCGAAAACTAGCAATGCAATATCACCCTGACAGAAATCCGGGTGATAAAGAAGCCGAAGAAAAATTTAAGGAAGCCGCCGAAGCTTATGAAGTGCTAAGCGATGATACAAAGCGTGCAAATTACGATCGCTTTGGTCACGATGGATTAAGAAATTCCGGCTTTAGCGGCGGTGGTTTCACTGATATAAATGATATCTTCTCTCACTTCTCGGATATTTTTGGAGGTGGTTCAATCTTCGACGACTTTTTCGGCACTTCTTCATCAAGTTCACGAAGCCGAAGAAGATCCACCGGAACTCCTGGCTCGGATTTAAGAGTAACACTCAACTTAACATTAGAAGAAATAGCAACTGGTACTTCTAAAACCATCAAACTAAAAAAGCAAGTAAAGTGTACTGAATGCAACGGAACAGGTGCTGAAAAAGGAAGCTCCAAAAAAACTTGTCCTATCTGTAAAGGAACTGGTGAAATAAGACAGGTTACGCGATCAGTATTCGGACAATTTGTAAACATCACTCCTTGCCGTACCTGCAATGGCGAAGGAGAAATTGTTGAAGTAGCTTGTTCTAAGTGTCACGGTGATGGAAGAGTTACTGAAGAAACAACATTAAAAATTGATGTTCCTGCTGGCGTTCACGAAGGAAGTTATATGACATTAAGTGGAGAAGGTAATGCAGGTAAAAAGGGTGGAAGATCTGGTGACTTAATAGTTGTGTTCAAAGAGATTGAACACGATTATTTTATTCGCGAAGGTGATGATATTATCTATGATTTACATCTTTCAATTCCTGAGGCAATACTTGGAACTGAAGTAGAAGTTCCCACACTCAGCGGAAAAGCAATGCTAAAAATTGATCCTGGAACACCGTCAGGTAAAATGCTAAAGATGACCAACAAAGGGATCAAACATCTCAACCAACCTGGTTACGGAGATCAGTTGGTCAGGGTGATAGTTGAATTTCCTAAAAAGTTAACAAACAAAGAAAAAGAACTTTTGAAAGAACTTTCTCAGCAACCTAATTTCAAAGGCAAGATTTCTGAAGGTAAAGGATTCTTTAAAAAGTTCGGTTTATAA
- the grpE gene encoding nucleotide exchange factor GrpE, translating to MNENVNNQEVNELNKNSNQTEKEEQNQQMKETNKEVNAEELQKRIEELEKESNEWKEKFLRKAAEFENYKKRTENDQLNLLNYAAESFIKKILPIVDDFERSLEHINDSNDYEKLKEGIQLIYNKLVKILDEQGVKKIEAVGKPFNVEFHEALMQREDPSVPPHTVLDELEKGYMYRDKVIRHSKVVVSSEAQAEE from the coding sequence ATGAATGAGAATGTAAACAATCAGGAAGTTAATGAATTGAACAAAAACTCAAATCAAACCGAAAAGGAAGAACAAAATCAACAAATGAAAGAAACCAATAAAGAAGTTAATGCTGAAGAGCTTCAGAAAAGAATTGAAGAACTTGAGAAAGAATCCAATGAATGGAAAGAAAAATTTCTCAGAAAAGCAGCAGAGTTCGAAAATTATAAAAAAAGAACTGAAAATGATCAGCTTAATTTATTGAATTATGCTGCCGAATCATTTATTAAAAAAATATTACCAATTGTGGATGACTTTGAAAGATCATTGGAACACATTAATGATTCGAATGATTATGAAAAACTTAAAGAAGGTATACAGCTTATCTATAACAAACTTGTAAAAATCCTTGATGAACAAGGAGTCAAAAAAATTGAAGCAGTCGGAAAACCTTTTAATGTAGAATTTCACGAAGCATTAATGCAAAGGGAGGATCCATCAGTTCCTCCACATACAGTTCTTGATGAACTTGAAAAAGGTTATATGTACAGAGATAAAGTTATAAGACATTCTAAAGTTGTTGTTAGCTCAGAAGCCCAGGCTGAAGAATAA
- the hrcA gene encoding heat-inducible transcriptional repressor HrcA: MKMVHEELNEREKLILRSIVQQFILTAAPVGSRYIAKKYEVGFSPATIRNVMADLEESGYINHPHTSAGRVPTDKGYRYYVDSLMEIQKLKEEEKDLIAKSLETQAEEPDDLLKIASKILSTVTHQIACVSYPTLDKAILNKIQLVELSSNRLLVIVAVTSGLIKTITLEIDFEVNLSVLESVESKLNEKLAGLTFEEIRNTFRERFADVDTDEKPIIRLFFDSADKVFTDIKKDDKIVVTGATNIIHQPEFENPEKFQSVVELIENKDIIIHILEKQRSDVKNDIVITIGSENEDEKLREYSLITKEYDFGDIKGVLGIIGPKRMEYSKIVSIVAYISEILSEFLKGTKR, encoded by the coding sequence ATGAAAATGGTTCACGAAGAGTTAAATGAAAGAGAAAAACTGATACTTCGTTCAATCGTTCAGCAGTTTATACTGACTGCTGCTCCGGTTGGTTCACGCTATATTGCAAAAAAATATGAAGTAGGTTTTTCTCCGGCTACGATAAGGAATGTTATGGCTGATTTGGAAGAGTCTGGTTACATCAATCATCCACATACTTCAGCCGGAAGAGTTCCAACTGATAAAGGTTATCGTTATTATGTCGATTCTCTGATGGAAATTCAGAAACTTAAAGAGGAAGAAAAAGATTTAATTGCAAAATCACTCGAAACTCAGGCAGAAGAACCAGATGATTTACTAAAAATTGCCTCGAAAATTCTAAGCACAGTTACACATCAGATTGCTTGCGTGTCTTATCCGACTTTGGATAAAGCGATATTGAATAAAATCCAATTAGTTGAGCTTTCATCAAATCGTTTACTGGTAATTGTTGCTGTAACATCCGGATTAATAAAAACAATTACTCTTGAAATTGATTTTGAAGTCAATCTTTCAGTACTAGAATCAGTAGAATCTAAACTTAATGAAAAACTCGCGGGATTAACATTCGAAGAAATCCGGAATACATTTCGTGAAAGGTTTGCTGATGTTGACACAGATGAAAAACCAATTATAAGATTATTTTTTGACTCAGCAGATAAAGTATTCACCGATATCAAAAAAGATGATAAAATTGTTGTTACGGGCGCAACAAATATTATTCATCAACCCGAATTTGAAAATCCCGAAAAATTTCAAAGTGTAGTTGAACTTATTGAAAACAAAGACATAATAATTCATATTCTTGAAAAGCAAAGAAGTGATGTTAAAAACGATATTGTAATTACAATCGGAAGTGAAAATGAAGATGAGAAATTGAGAGAATATAGTTTAATCACTAAAGAATATGACTTTGGAGATATTAAAGGTGTGCTGGGAATTATCGGACCAAAGAGAATGGAATATTCAAAGATTGTTTCAATTGTAGCTTATATTTCAGAAATACTTTCCGAATTTTTGAAAGGTACCAAAAGATAA
- a CDS encoding MarR family winged helix-turn-helix transcriptional regulator, which yields MADNIEPVAELICELTRNCNIKEEYFASSFNLSPTEVRFLKLLAIKPTYSIKELRDILKLTPGRITHILTSLEDKKLISRTLDPTDKRVTIVSLMPKAGPLISNLQQNYRELHNRILKSVKEEEMEKILSSLEILVDVFKKWVNQK from the coding sequence ATGGCTGATAATATAGAACCTGTAGCCGAGTTAATTTGTGAGTTAACACGAAATTGTAATATTAAAGAAGAATATTTTGCTTCAAGTTTCAATTTGTCTCCCACAGAAGTAAGATTTTTAAAACTTCTAGCTATTAAGCCTACCTATTCTATCAAAGAATTGCGTGATATACTTAAACTTACACCAGGAAGGATAACCCATATTTTAACCTCTTTAGAAGATAAAAAGCTAATTTCACGAACTTTAGATCCAACAGATAAACGTGTAACCATTGTTAGTCTAATGCCAAAAGCAGGCCCTCTAATCTCAAATCTTCAGCAAAATTATCGTGAACTTCATAACAGAATTCTCAAGAGTGTTAAAGAAGAAGAGATGGAAAAAATCCTCTCTTCGCTTGAAATTCTGGTTGATGTTTTTAAAAAATGGGTAAATCAAAAATAA
- a CDS encoding tetrathionate reductase family octaheme c-type cytochrome — protein sequence MKKIILIIAFISLLIVIAVGSLSQKDTEPTTLMKLKEKYSRKEKPSVDHSKFAILQQKFTSPQQVTEACESCHNLTAHQVMNSNHWNWEREEFVQGRGVIYLGKANAINNFCIGTKGNEESCAKCHIGLGLDSKGKLSTDPKNIDCLICHDNTESYAKAPEKGGAPLPTLDFNKIAQNVGKPKRSNCGVCHFYGGGGNNVKHGDLELSQFEPSKDIDIHMAADGMNLQCVDCHTTEQHNISGKVYSLSSMNHNRNTCEQCHTTNPHKDDILNEHTLKVACQTCHIPIYAKGNATKMYWDWSTAGKLKNGEPYIEEDSMGNHAYMSIKGSFVWEKNVRPDYIWFNGTASHYLEGDKIQDTTKPLVLNQLHGSYADDESKIYPVKIHIAKQPYDPVNKILIQPKLYADKVGEGAFWKDFDWVKAAEVGMKEAGLPFSGKVSFIKTEMYWPINHMVASKENSVQCNECHTRDNSRLAGLKDFYMPGRDYSAIVDSGGKWLLILTIIGVLIHGTIRFYSYRKNKKEVSK from the coding sequence ATGAAAAAAATAATTCTCATAATCGCTTTTATCAGTTTATTAATAGTTATCGCTGTGGGTTCTCTTTCTCAAAAAGACACCGAACCAACGACATTAATGAAGCTGAAAGAAAAATATTCAAGAAAAGAAAAACCTTCTGTTGATCATAGTAAGTTTGCTATTCTTCAACAAAAATTTACATCGCCGCAACAAGTAACTGAGGCGTGTGAATCTTGTCATAACTTGACCGCTCATCAAGTTATGAATTCAAACCACTGGAATTGGGAGCGTGAAGAATTCGTTCAAGGTCGTGGTGTTATTTATCTTGGCAAGGCAAATGCAATAAATAATTTTTGTATCGGCACAAAAGGAAATGAGGAAAGTTGTGCAAAATGTCATATCGGTTTGGGATTGGACTCTAAAGGAAAACTGTCCACAGATCCAAAAAATATCGATTGTTTAATTTGTCATGATAATACAGAAAGTTATGCAAAAGCACCTGAAAAGGGTGGCGCTCCATTGCCAACATTGGATTTTAATAAGATTGCTCAAAATGTTGGTAAACCAAAAAGAAGTAATTGCGGTGTTTGCCATTTTTATGGTGGCGGTGGCAATAATGTTAAACATGGTGATCTTGAACTGTCACAGTTCGAACCATCCAAAGATATTGATATTCATATGGCAGCCGATGGAATGAATTTGCAATGTGTAGATTGCCATACAACCGAACAGCATAACATTTCAGGAAAAGTTTATTCACTTTCTTCAATGAATCATAATCGTAATACTTGTGAACAATGCCATACAACTAATCCTCATAAAGATGATATTTTAAATGAGCATACTTTAAAAGTTGCTTGCCAAACTTGTCATATTCCAATTTATGCAAAAGGAAACGCAACAAAAATGTATTGGGATTGGTCAACTGCTGGTAAATTAAAAAACGGCGAACCATATATTGAAGAGGATAGTATGGGTAATCACGCTTATATGTCAATCAAAGGTAGTTTTGTTTGGGAGAAAAATGTAAGACCGGATTACATTTGGTTTAATGGAACCGCATCTCATTATCTCGAAGGGGATAAAATTCAAGACACAACAAAACCACTTGTGTTAAATCAACTTCACGGTTCTTATGCTGATGATGAATCGAAGATTTACCCGGTTAAAATTCATATAGCTAAACAACCTTATGACCCGGTTAACAAAATTTTAATCCAACCAAAGCTTTATGCAGATAAAGTTGGCGAGGGAGCTTTCTGGAAAGATTTTGATTGGGTAAAAGCCGCTGAAGTAGGAATGAAAGAAGCTGGGCTACCATTTAGTGGAAAAGTTTCTTTCATCAAGACAGAAATGTACTGGCCTATAAATCATATGGTTGCAAGTAAAGAAAACAGCGTGCAATGTAATGAATGTCATACAAGAGACAATTCGCGTCTTGCTGGTTTAAAAGACTTTTATATGCCGGGTAGAGATTACTCTGCAATTGTAGATAGCGGCGGAAAGTGGTTATTGATTCTTACAATTATTGGTGTTTTAATCCACGGTACAATAAGATTTTATTCATACAGAAAAAATAAAAAAGAGGTTTCAAAATGA
- a CDS encoding cytochrome b/b6 domain-containing protein, which translates to MSKKRVYIYKGFERFWHWMQAILIFFLAFTGFEIHGTYSFFGYRDAVRYHNVAAYMFIALIVFAIFWHLTTGEYKQYIPTLKNIKAQLDYYLFGIFRNAPHPTKKTVLSKLNPLQKLTYFGLKILVIPLSVTSGLLYMFYRYPSKQGIEAINIQSLEFIAIFHTVAAILLVAFIITHLYLITTGETVTSNLKAMLTGYEELEEDKKDEKIDVKNLSTEKLD; encoded by the coding sequence ATGAGTAAGAAACGAGTTTATATTTATAAAGGTTTTGAAAGATTCTGGCATTGGATGCAAGCAATTTTAATTTTCTTTCTTGCATTTACTGGTTTTGAAATTCATGGAACTTATTCTTTCTTTGGATATCGTGATGCAGTTAGATATCACAACGTTGCTGCATATATGTTTATTGCTTTGATTGTATTTGCCATATTCTGGCATCTTACAACTGGTGAATACAAACAATACATTCCTACACTTAAAAATATAAAAGCACAATTGGATTATTATTTATTTGGAATATTTCGTAACGCACCTCACCCAACTAAAAAAACTGTTTTAAGTAAACTTAATCCTTTACAAAAACTAACATATTTTGGATTGAAGATTTTAGTAATTCCCCTAAGCGTTACTTCTGGTTTATTGTATATGTTTTATCGTTATCCAAGTAAACAAGGGATAGAAGCCATTAATATTCAATCTCTTGAGTTTATTGCAATTTTTCATACTGTGGCTGCAATCTTGCTTGTTGCTTTTATAATTACACATCTTTATTTAATTACAACTGGTGAAACAGTAACTTCTAACTTAAAGGCAATGTTAACAGGTTATGAAGAGTTAGAAGAAGATAAAAAGGATGAAAAAATTGATGTAAAAAATTTATCAACTGAAAAATTAGATTAG
- a CDS encoding YeeE/YedE thiosulfate transporter family protein: MEETKYMNPYLAGVLLGLLLIATIYITGRGLGASGAIKSYAVTVVEKVAPTHAENTKFYKEYGKEHAGGSPLMNWLVFEVTGVLIGAFLSGLISNRLDFKFEKGPHSTTKMRVVGALVGGLLWGIGSQLGRGCTSGAALSGMAVMSTGGIITMFSIFAGAYAFAYFFRKFWI; the protein is encoded by the coding sequence ATGGAAGAGACAAAATATATGAATCCATATTTAGCCGGAGTTTTACTTGGCTTATTATTGATTGCAACAATTTATATTACTGGTCGTGGTTTAGGTGCAAGTGGTGCAATTAAAAGTTATGCTGTTACTGTTGTTGAAAAAGTTGCACCAACTCATGCTGAAAATACAAAATTTTATAAAGAGTACGGAAAAGAACACGCTGGTGGTAGTCCTTTAATGAACTGGCTTGTATTTGAAGTAACCGGTGTTTTGATCGGTGCTTTTTTATCAGGATTAATTTCCAATCGTTTGGATTTTAAATTTGAAAAAGGTCCACATTCTACAACTAAGATGAGAGTTGTTGGTGCATTAGTTGGAGGATTACTTTGGGGAATTGGTTCACAACTTGGTCGTGGTTGTACAAGCGGTGCAGCTTTAAGTGGAATGGCTGTAATGTCAACCGGCGGAATTATTACAATGTTTTCAATCTTTGCCGGCGCTTATGCATTTGCATACTTTTTTAGAAAATTTTGGATTTAA
- a CDS encoding YeeE/YedE thiosulfate transporter family protein translates to MGPLVPDIISNNLNFIVALVIGILFGAILEQAGFSTSKKLVGLFYGYDFTVLRVFFTAGLVAMIGVMGLDHYGLLDMSLVYINPTFLWSAIIGGLIMGLGFVVGGFCPGTSVCAAAIGKIDAMIFIVGAFFGVIIFAEGYPIFEPLYKAANLGNPRFFETLGMSQNVFAFIFIVVGLFSFWIASIVENKVNKVEKPPIRFTPYYISIVAIGILMALSAFVFPDRKVSLTQLVENANYVKSYNLETITVDEFAYRLMDEQDNKLQIIDFRPEKEYSKESLPKSTLFTIDNLFEKEPNQLLSLKHKINVFVADDEMTERKMAIIATELGYKRIKILQGGLNSFREQILNFKPIENPKNIDEVYQNRFRTKAKAVIPVLIQNNKSAGPVKKEQKRVVGGC, encoded by the coding sequence ATGGGACCATTAGTTCCTGATATTATTAGTAATAACTTAAATTTTATCGTTGCACTGGTTATCGGAATTTTATTCGGAGCAATTTTAGAACAAGCCGGATTTTCTACTTCAAAAAAATTAGTAGGATTATTTTACGGCTACGATTTTACTGTGCTTCGTGTTTTCTTTACAGCTGGACTTGTTGCAATGATTGGAGTAATGGGTTTAGACCACTATGGTTTACTTGATATGAGTCTTGTTTATATTAATCCAACTTTTCTTTGGTCTGCAATAATTGGTGGATTGATAATGGGATTGGGTTTTGTGGTTGGCGGATTTTGTCCTGGTACAAGTGTGTGCGCTGCTGCAATCGGAAAAATTGATGCTATGATTTTTATTGTCGGGGCATTCTTTGGAGTTATAATTTTTGCAGAGGGTTATCCAATTTTTGAACCTTTATACAAAGCTGCCAATTTAGGTAATCCAAGATTTTTTGAAACACTTGGAATGTCACAAAATGTCTTTGCTTTCATTTTTATTGTTGTCGGTTTATTTTCTTTTTGGATTGCATCAATAGTAGAAAACAAAGTTAATAAAGTAGAAAAACCACCAATTCGATTTACACCATATTACATTAGTATTGTTGCAATTGGAATTTTAATGGCATTATCTGCTTTTGTTTTTCCTGATAGAAAAGTTTCACTAACACAATTAGTAGAAAACGCAAATTATGTTAAATCATATAATTTAGAAACAATCACTGTTGATGAATTTGCTTATCGATTGATGGATGAACAAGATAATAAATTGCAGATAATTGATTTCAGACCAGAGAAAGAATATTCGAAAGAAAGTCTTCCAAAATCAACTCTGTTTACAATTGATAATTTATTTGAAAAAGAACCTAATCAGCTGCTTAGTTTAAAACACAAAATAAATGTTTTTGTTGCTGATGATGAAATGACTGAAAGAAAAATGGCAATTATTGCAACTGAACTTGGTTACAAGAGAATTAAAATTTTACAAGGTGGATTGAATTCTTTCAGAGAACAGATATTAAACTTCAAACCAATTGAAAATCCAAAAAACATTGATGAAGTTTATCAAAATCGTTTTCGTACAAAAGCTAAAGCAGTAATTCCGGTTCTTATTCAAAATAATAAATCAGCAGGACCTGTTAAGAAAGAACAAAAACGTGTTGTTGGTGGATGTTAA
- a CDS encoding RrF2 family transcriptional regulator, whose protein sequence is MRRNSFISREQDYALRMTAFLAGLPNGEFISIPELAEKLFISKKFASRIIHKLKKSNITDSVQGRYGGVFIKADPEKLSIFDVLNTIGFKVKFNDCLKENFACELMLGCKFHSFWMNQEFLLIEKLKKQKISDYVLKEKK, encoded by the coding sequence ATGCGAAGAAATAGTTTCATCTCTCGTGAACAAGATTATGCATTGCGAATGACTGCCTTTCTTGCGGGCTTACCTAACGGAGAATTTATTTCAATACCAGAACTTGCCGAAAAGCTTTTCATCTCAAAAAAATTTGCCTCAAGAATAATTCATAAATTAAAAAAATCTAATATCACAGATTCCGTTCAGGGAAGGTATGGCGGCGTTTTTATTAAAGCTGATCCAGAAAAACTTTCGATTTTCGATGTTTTAAATACAATAGGTTTTAAAGTAAAATTCAATGATTGCTTAAAAGAAAATTTTGCTTGTGAATTAATGCTCGGCTGTAAATTTCATTCCTTCTGGATGAATCAAGAATTTTTGTTAATAGAAAAACTGAAGAAACAAAAAATTTCAGATTATGTTCTGAAAGAAAAAAAATAA
- a CDS encoding cytochrome ubiquinol oxidase subunit I: MDALTLARWQFAITTVYHFFFVPITLGLSIAVAIMQTAYYRTGNEAYKKMTKFWGKLFLINFAIGVVTGIVQEFQFGMNWSQYSRFMGDIFGAPLAIEALLAFFMESTFLGIWIFGWERVSKKIHLASIWLVAIGSNLSAIWILAANSFMQQPVGYAVRNGRAEMTDFFAIITNGHLWVQFPHVFFGALATAGFLILAISAYQLVKKGKHEVFKKSFKFGAVYALVGSLLVILLGHTQAQYMIKVQPMKMAAAEALWESENPASMSLFTFGDEKNRKDVFAIKIPGALSFLAYNKFEGEVKGIKNLQAEAEQKFGPGDYVPPVAVSYWTFRIMVGVGFLMLLIAILTTIQAYKTKFEFKPLWYKIVFWSMFLPTIANTAGWIFTEIARQPWTVFGLFKTADSVSNTVSAGEVGFSLIAYTVIYAILIVVMVGLMKKYASRDVDEIEKEEKEVNNSVLSKA, from the coding sequence ATGGATGCATTAACACTTGCGAGATGGCAGTTCGCAATTACAACTGTCTATCATTTCTTTTTTGTACCAATTACCTTAGGACTTTCAATTGCCGTTGCAATAATGCAAACAGCATATTACCGAACTGGTAATGAAGCTTACAAAAAAATGACAAAGTTCTGGGGTAAACTTTTCTTAATCAATTTTGCAATCGGAGTTGTAACTGGTATTGTTCAGGAATTTCAGTTTGGAATGAACTGGTCGCAATATTCACGGTTTATGGGAGATATTTTTGGAGCACCTCTTGCAATTGAAGCTTTACTCGCATTCTTTATGGAATCCACTTTTCTCGGAATTTGGATTTTCGGTTGGGAAAGAGTTTCAAAAAAAATTCATTTAGCTTCAATTTGGTTAGTAGCAATTGGCTCTAATCTTTCTGCAATTTGGATTTTAGCTGCTAATTCATTTATGCAACAGCCTGTTGGTTACGCAGTTAGAAATGGCAGAGCAGAGATGACAGATTTCTTTGCAATTATAACTAATGGTCATTTGTGGGTTCAATTTCCACATGTATTTTTTGGTGCTTTGGCAACTGCTGGATTTTTAATTCTGGCAATAAGTGCTTATCAATTAGTTAAAAAAGGTAAACATGAAGTTTTTAAGAAATCTTTTAAGTTTGGCGCTGTTTATGCATTAGTTGGTTCATTACTTGTTATTTTATTAGGACATACACAAGCACAATATATGATTAAAGTTCAGCCAATGAAAATGGCTGCAGCAGAAGCATTGTGGGAAAGTGAAAATCCGGCTTCAATGTCATTATTTACTTTTGGTGATGAAAAAAATCGTAAAGATGTTTTTGCAATAAAAATTCCGGGGGCATTAAGTTTTCTTGCCTATAATAAATTTGAAGGTGAAGTAAAAGGAATTAAAAATTTACAAGCAGAAGCCGAACAGAAATTCGGTCCCGGAGATTATGTCCCTCCAGTTGCAGTTTCGTATTGGACTTTTAGAATTATGGTTGGTGTTGGATTTTTAATGTTATTAATTGCTATACTTACAACAATTCAAGCTTATAAAACGAAATTTGAATTCAAACCTTTATGGTATAAAATTGTTTTCTGGTCTATGTTTTTACCAACCATAGCTAATACAGCAGGATGGATATTCACTGAAATTGCTCGTCAACCGTGGACAGTTTTTGGATTATTCAAAACTGCTGATTCGGTTTCAAATACAGTTTCTGCAGGTGAAGTTGGGTTTTCATTGATTGCATACACAGTAATTTATGCAATATTAATTGTTGTAATGGTTGGATTAATGAAAAAGTATGCATCGCGTGATGTTGATGAAATTGAAAAAGAAGAAAAAGAAGTTAACAATTCAGTTTTAAGTAAGGCATAG
- the cydB gene encoding cytochrome d ubiquinol oxidase subunit II: protein MDLNTIWFILIAVLFIGFFFLEGFDYGVGILLPFLGKEDLERRAIINSIGTHWDGNEVWMLTAGGAMFAAFPNWYATLFSGFYLALVVMLLALIARGVAFEYRSKKDDPVWRNRWDWIIFAGSFIPALLWGIAISNLIRGVPIDDKMNFTGNFFTLLNPYSLIGGVASLLLFTLHGSIFLSLKLTDNLLEGARKVAKKLWLPATIVLFVYVILGYFETDMFSKLGVNPGAIPILAGLAILSVGYLLKIQKEGWAFVMTAITIAFSTITIFMGLFPRVMVSSTNPDWSLTIYNASSSPYTLKVMTIVAIIFVPIVLAYQAWSYWIFRKRVSTKQKLEY, encoded by the coding sequence ATGGATCTAAATACAATTTGGTTTATCTTAATCGCAGTTTTATTTATTGGATTCTTCTTCTTAGAAGGATTTGATTACGGTGTTGGAATTCTCTTACCATTCCTTGGTAAAGAAGACCTAGAAAGAAGAGCAATTATTAATTCTATTGGTACGCATTGGGATGGAAATGAAGTTTGGATGTTGACGGCTGGTGGAGCTATGTTTGCAGCTTTCCCAAACTGGTATGCAACTTTGTTTAGCGGATTTTATCTTGCATTAGTTGTAATGTTGCTTGCATTAATTGCTCGCGGTGTTGCATTTGAATACAGAAGTAAAAAAGATGATCCTGTTTGGAGAAACAGATGGGATTGGATAATATTTGCTGGCAGTTTTATTCCAGCTTTACTTTGGGGAATTGCAATTTCAAATCTTATTCGCGGTGTTCCAATTGATGATAAAATGAATTTTACCGGAAATTTCTTTACACTTTTAAATCCATATTCATTGATTGGTGGAGTTGCTTCTCTATTACTTTTTACTTTGCATGGTTCAATTTTCTTATCATTGAAATTAACTGATAATCTTTTAGAAGGTGCGAGAAAAGTTGCAAAAAAATTATGGCTGCCTGCAACGATAGTTTTATTTGTTTATGTAATTCTCGGATATTTTGAAACTGATATGTTTAGTAAACTTGGTGTGAATCCAGGTGCAATTCCTATTCTTGCTGGATTAGCAATTCTTTCAGTTGGATATCTTTTGAAAATTCAAAAAGAAGGCTGGGCTTTTGTAATGACAGCAATTACAATTGCTTTTTCAACTATTACTATCTTTATGGGACTCTTTCCGCGTGTAATGGTTTCAAGTACAAATCCAGATTGGAGTTTAACAATTTATAATGCTTCTTCAAGTCCATATACATTAAAAGTTATGACAATAGTCGCAATAATTTTTGTCCCGATTGTACTTGCTTATCAGGCTTGGAGTTATTGGATTTTCAGAAAAAGAGTTTCAACAAAACAAAAATTAGAATATTAA